A genomic segment from Candidatus Poribacteria bacterium encodes:
- a CDS encoding UbiA family prenyltransferase, with protein MNRRHTIRNQMLQFLDYVAVLRPTLLFPIWTLVLLGYHHGSTMPEAPTPSQPIRLWATLCLYTLLIGAVYIVNQITDRETDAVNNKLYLVAKGYVKLKVIKWQIGVLITLSILLSLLVFPNNLTYLTLISLSIILGFAYSVRPFRLKGKPILDLCANALGYGGLAFLVGWVTITPIDTEAIWRSLPYLFCVAAAFVNTTLPDLAGDKQGGDYTTGVWLGTKWACRLSLVLLLVAIGSAIFFKDWIAGTASIVCLPIFIYMNFRPKQNVIIWGTRIGILTLSLCASLLFPLYLLWFVAILFSVRWYYRARFDIRYP; from the coding sequence ATGAATCGTAGACACACTATTAGAAACCAGATGCTTCAATTCCTTGACTATGTGGCAGTTTTACGACCGACGCTCCTCTTTCCGATCTGGACACTCGTCCTCTTAGGCTATCATCACGGAAGTACGATGCCAGAAGCACCGACACCATCTCAACCCATAAGGTTGTGGGCAACGCTCTGTCTCTACACGCTCCTTATTGGAGCTGTTTACATCGTCAATCAGATAACAGATCGTGAGACAGATGCAGTTAATAACAAGTTATATCTCGTTGCGAAAGGTTATGTTAAACTCAAGGTGATTAAATGGCAAATTGGTGTCCTGATAACGCTCTCAATTCTCCTGAGTCTGCTCGTTTTTCCCAACAATCTCACCTATCTTACCCTCATTTCGCTATCAATCATACTCGGATTTGCCTACTCTGTCCGCCCTTTTCGTCTGAAAGGAAAACCCATTCTTGATCTGTGCGCCAACGCGCTCGGTTATGGAGGTCTCGCCTTTCTCGTAGGTTGGGTAACAATTACACCGATTGACACCGAAGCGATCTGGCGAAGCCTCCCATATCTGTTCTGTGTCGCTGCAGCCTTCGTCAATACAACGCTCCCCGATTTAGCAGGGGACAAACAGGGCGGAGATTACACAACAGGAGTATGGCTTGGAACAAAATGGGCATGTCGGTTAAGTTTAGTCTTATTACTCGTCGCTATCGGTAGTGCTATATTCTTCAAGGACTGGATTGCTGGCACGGCAAGTATCGTTTGCCTACCAATCTTTATCTATATGAATTTTCGTCCGAAGCAGAACGTCATTATTTGGGGAACACGCATCGGAATTCTAACCCTAAGTCTGTGTGCAAGTTTGTTATTTCCACTGTATCTACTCTGGTTTGTTGCGATATTATTCTCTGTCCGTTGGTATTATAGGGCGCGCTTCGATATCCGCTACCCCTAA
- the lpxD gene encoding UDP-3-O-(3-hydroxymyristoyl)glucosamine N-acyltransferase — protein MKLKEICERLNGDLSGDGDIEITGVSGIKEALPTQITFVANPKYIAAIATTQAGAIIIGHGVKGNGKPTIRVENPYWAFVKVLEMFAWDKNHQALPGIHETAILGENVKLGERVSIQAFAYIGDNVEIGDDTVIQPFVYIGEGSKIGADGLIYPHVSIREEITIGDRVIIHCGAVIGSDGFGFAPVSNRHHKIPQIGTVVIEDDVEIGANTTIDRATLSETLIKRGTKLDNLVQIAHNVEIGEDCCLAAQVGIAGSTTLGDRVNIAGHGGAAGHLTLGEDSVVYAKSAVTKDMPAGSHLSGFPARPHKQELRIHAATRKLPELLPEFTKLQKRVAELEEKLQKLEDES, from the coding sequence ACTCAAAGAAATTTGTGAACGCTTGAATGGCGATCTTTCTGGGGATGGTGATATTGAGATTACAGGGGTTTCCGGAATCAAAGAGGCACTCCCGACTCAAATTACCTTTGTTGCGAATCCCAAATACATCGCTGCTATAGCAACAACGCAAGCCGGTGCAATTATTATTGGCCACGGTGTTAAGGGAAACGGAAAGCCAACGATTCGCGTTGAAAATCCTTATTGGGCTTTCGTTAAAGTTCTGGAAATGTTCGCATGGGACAAAAACCATCAAGCACTTCCCGGAATTCATGAGACCGCAATTTTGGGAGAGAACGTTAAACTCGGTGAGCGCGTCTCAATCCAAGCGTTCGCTTACATCGGCGACAATGTTGAAATTGGTGATGATACTGTTATCCAACCCTTTGTCTACATCGGCGAAGGCAGTAAGATCGGTGCTGATGGACTCATCTATCCACACGTCAGTATCCGAGAAGAGATAACTATCGGTGATCGGGTGATCATACACTGCGGTGCTGTTATTGGAAGCGACGGTTTCGGATTCGCACCCGTTAGCAACCGACACCATAAAATCCCACAGATCGGTACCGTCGTCATTGAGGACGACGTTGAAATCGGCGCGAATACGACCATTGATAGAGCAACGCTCTCCGAAACGCTTATCAAACGCGGCACCAAATTGGATAATCTCGTTCAAATCGCACACAACGTTGAAATTGGCGAAGATTGCTGCCTTGCCGCACAAGTCGGTATTGCCGGCAGCACAACGCTCGGTGACCGAGTCAATATTGCGGGGCACGGCGGTGCAGCCGGACATCTGACACTCGGCGAAGATAGCGTTGTCTACGCGAAATCCGCAGTTACAAAAGATATGCCCGCTGGAAGCCATCTGTCTGGATTCCCTGCGCGCCCCCATAAGCAGGAACTGCGAATCCACGCTGCAACCCGGAAATTGCCGGAATTGCTCCCTGAATTCACGAAACTTCAAAAACGGGTCGCGGAGTTAGAAGAGAAACTCCAAAAATTGGAGGATGAATCGTAG